The Rhododendron vialii isolate Sample 1 chromosome 6a, ASM3025357v1 genome includes a window with the following:
- the LOC131331508 gene encoding uncharacterized protein LOC131331508 isoform X3: protein MEKKGSSSLNIALIHPDLGIGGAERLIVDAAAGLASHGHKVHIFTAHHDRTRCFEETLAGTFQVTVYGAFLPRHIFYHLHAVSVVVPLMKLKKSTKVVFYCHFPDLLLAQHTTILRQIYRKPIDFIEEVTTGMADLILVNSRFTASTFAGTFKHLHARGIKPAVLYPAVNVQQFDKPHAFKFNFLSVNRFERKKNVELAICAFSLLQTLGGDVQGLNVADATLTVVGKSISFQLEYRCGFDKRLRENVEYLEELKGLADRKGVSHKVKFMTSCSTAERNMLLSQCLCVLYTPKDEHFGIVPLEAMAAYKPVIACNSGGPVETIKNGVTGFLCGPSPQEFSSAMEKFIRDPQMAERMGSEARQHVVESFSTKIFGQHLNQILLDIARGKED from the exons ATGGAGAAGAAGGGAAGCTCCAGTCTCAACATCGCCCTCATTCATCCTGATCTCGGAATCG GGGGAGCTGAAAGATTAATTGTTGATGCTGCCGCGGGACTTGCATCCCATGGTCACAAGGTTCATATTTTTACAGCTCACCACGACAGAACTCGATGTTTTGAGGAGACTCTTGCCG GAACCTTTCAAGTAACTGTATATGGTGCTTTCCTACCCCGTCATATTTTCTACCATCTACATGCT GTCTCTGTAGTCGTTCCGTTGATGAAACTAAAGAAATCAACTAAG GTTGTATTCTATTGCCACTTTCCGGATTTGTTGCTGGCTCAACACACAACCATTCTTCGGCAGATATATCGGAAACCCATAGACTTTATAGAAGAAGTAACGACTG GTATGGCGGATTTGATTCTGGTTAACAGCAGATTTACTGCATCTACTTTTGCGGGTACATTTAAGCATCTTCATGCGAGAGGAATCAAACCAGCCGTGCTTTACCCTGCGGTGAATGTACAGCAGTTTGATAAACCCCATGCTTTTAA GTTTAATTTTCTCTCTGTCAACCgctttgaaaggaaaaagaatgttGAATTAGCAATATGTGCTTTTTCCTTGCTGCAAACCCTTGGAGGTGATGTCCAAGGTCTTAATGTTGCCGACGCTACGTTGACAGTTGTAGGCAAGTCTATCTCTTTCCAGCTTGAGTACAGAT GTGGCTTTGATAAACGGCTAAGAGAGAATGTTGAATATTTGGAGGAATTGAAAGGCTTAGCAGACCGGAAAGGGGTGTCTCACAAGGTTAAGTTCATGACCTCTTGCTCAACAGCCGAAAGAAATATGCTACTTTCGCAATGCCTCTGTGTTCTTTATACACCAAAG GATGAACATTTCGGAATCGTTCCATTGGAGGCAATGGCAGCCTATAAACCTGTAATTGCATGCAATAGTGGGGGTCCTGTGGAGACGATTAAGAATGGCGTGACAGGGTTCCTTTGTGGTCCTAGCCCTCAAGAGTTCTCTTCAGCGATGGAAAAGTTCATAAGGGACCCGCAAATGGCAGAGAGAATGGGTTCTGAAGCTCGACAACATGTCGTTGAGTCATTTTCTACCAAGATTTTTGGCCAGCATCTGAACCAAATTCTTCTTGATATAGCTCGGGGGAAGGAGGATTGA
- the LOC131331508 gene encoding uncharacterized protein LOC131331508 isoform X7 yields MLPRDLHPMVTRFIFLQLTTTELDVLRRLLPVSVVVPLMKLKKSTKVVFYCHFPDLLLAQHTTILRQIYRKPIDFIEEVTTGMADLILVNSRFTASTFAGTFKHLHARGIKPAVLYPAVNVQQFDKPHAFKFNFLSVNRFERKKNVELAICAFSLLQTLGGDVQGLNVADATLTVVGKSISFQLEYRCGFDKRLRENVEYLEELKGLADRKGVSHKVKFMTSCSTAERNMLLSQCLCVLYTPKDEHFGIVPLEAMAAYKPVIACNSGGPVETIKNGVTGFLCGPSPQEFSSAMEKFIRDPQMAERMGSEARQHVVESFSTKIFGQHLNQILLDIARGKED; encoded by the exons ATGCTGCCGCGGGACTTGCATCCCATGGTCACAAGGTTCATATTTTTACAGCTCACCACGACAGAACTCGATGTTTTGAGGAGACTCTTGCCG GTCTCTGTAGTCGTTCCGTTGATGAAACTAAAGAAATCAACTAAG GTTGTATTCTATTGCCACTTTCCGGATTTGTTGCTGGCTCAACACACAACCATTCTTCGGCAGATATATCGGAAACCCATAGACTTTATAGAAGAAGTAACGACTG GTATGGCGGATTTGATTCTGGTTAACAGCAGATTTACTGCATCTACTTTTGCGGGTACATTTAAGCATCTTCATGCGAGAGGAATCAAACCAGCCGTGCTTTACCCTGCGGTGAATGTACAGCAGTTTGATAAACCCCATGCTTTTAA GTTTAATTTTCTCTCTGTCAACCgctttgaaaggaaaaagaatgttGAATTAGCAATATGTGCTTTTTCCTTGCTGCAAACCCTTGGAGGTGATGTCCAAGGTCTTAATGTTGCCGACGCTACGTTGACAGTTGTAGGCAAGTCTATCTCTTTCCAGCTTGAGTACAGAT GTGGCTTTGATAAACGGCTAAGAGAGAATGTTGAATATTTGGAGGAATTGAAAGGCTTAGCAGACCGGAAAGGGGTGTCTCACAAGGTTAAGTTCATGACCTCTTGCTCAACAGCCGAAAGAAATATGCTACTTTCGCAATGCCTCTGTGTTCTTTATACACCAAAG GATGAACATTTCGGAATCGTTCCATTGGAGGCAATGGCAGCCTATAAACCTGTAATTGCATGCAATAGTGGGGGTCCTGTGGAGACGATTAAGAATGGCGTGACAGGGTTCCTTTGTGGTCCTAGCCCTCAAGAGTTCTCTTCAGCGATGGAAAAGTTCATAAGGGACCCGCAAATGGCAGAGAGAATGGGTTCTGAAGCTCGACAACATGTCGTTGAGTCATTTTCTACCAAGATTTTTGGCCAGCATCTGAACCAAATTCTTCTTGATATAGCTCGGGGGAAGGAGGATTGA
- the LOC131331508 gene encoding uncharacterized protein LOC131331508 isoform X6 has product MEKKGSSSLNIALIHPDLGIGTFQVTVYGAFLPRHIFYHLHAVSVVVPLMKLKKSTKVVFYCHFPDLLLAQHTTILRQIYRKPIDFIEEVTTGMADLILVNSRFTASTFAGTFKHLHARGIKPAVLYPAVNVQQFDKPHAFKFNFLSVNRFERKKNVELAICAFSLLQTLGGDVQGLNVADATLTVVGKSISFQLEYRCGFDKRLRENVEYLEELKGLADRKGVSHKVKFMTSCSTAERNMLLSQCLCVLYTPKDEHFGIVPLEAMAAYKPVIACNSGGPVETIKNGVTGFLCGPSPQEFSSAMEKFIRDPQMAERMGSEARQHVVESFSTKIFGQHLNQILLDIARGKED; this is encoded by the exons ATGGAGAAGAAGGGAAGCTCCAGTCTCAACATCGCCCTCATTCATCCTGATCTCGGAATCG GAACCTTTCAAGTAACTGTATATGGTGCTTTCCTACCCCGTCATATTTTCTACCATCTACATGCT GTCTCTGTAGTCGTTCCGTTGATGAAACTAAAGAAATCAACTAAG GTTGTATTCTATTGCCACTTTCCGGATTTGTTGCTGGCTCAACACACAACCATTCTTCGGCAGATATATCGGAAACCCATAGACTTTATAGAAGAAGTAACGACTG GTATGGCGGATTTGATTCTGGTTAACAGCAGATTTACTGCATCTACTTTTGCGGGTACATTTAAGCATCTTCATGCGAGAGGAATCAAACCAGCCGTGCTTTACCCTGCGGTGAATGTACAGCAGTTTGATAAACCCCATGCTTTTAA GTTTAATTTTCTCTCTGTCAACCgctttgaaaggaaaaagaatgttGAATTAGCAATATGTGCTTTTTCCTTGCTGCAAACCCTTGGAGGTGATGTCCAAGGTCTTAATGTTGCCGACGCTACGTTGACAGTTGTAGGCAAGTCTATCTCTTTCCAGCTTGAGTACAGAT GTGGCTTTGATAAACGGCTAAGAGAGAATGTTGAATATTTGGAGGAATTGAAAGGCTTAGCAGACCGGAAAGGGGTGTCTCACAAGGTTAAGTTCATGACCTCTTGCTCAACAGCCGAAAGAAATATGCTACTTTCGCAATGCCTCTGTGTTCTTTATACACCAAAG GATGAACATTTCGGAATCGTTCCATTGGAGGCAATGGCAGCCTATAAACCTGTAATTGCATGCAATAGTGGGGGTCCTGTGGAGACGATTAAGAATGGCGTGACAGGGTTCCTTTGTGGTCCTAGCCCTCAAGAGTTCTCTTCAGCGATGGAAAAGTTCATAAGGGACCCGCAAATGGCAGAGAGAATGGGTTCTGAAGCTCGACAACATGTCGTTGAGTCATTTTCTACCAAGATTTTTGGCCAGCATCTGAACCAAATTCTTCTTGATATAGCTCGGGGGAAGGAGGATTGA
- the LOC131331508 gene encoding uncharacterized protein LOC131331508 isoform X1, whose amino-acid sequence MEKKGSSSLNIALIHPDLGIGGAERLIVDAAAGLASHGHKVHIFTAHHDRTRCFEETLAGTFQVTVYGAFLPRHIFYHLHAVCAYLRCIFVAVCVLFMWPSFDVVLADQVSVVVPLMKLKKSTKVVFYCHFPDLLLAQHTTILRQIYRKPIDFIEEVTTGMADLILVNSRFTASTFAGTFKHLHARGIKPAVLYPAVNVQQFDKPHAFKFNFLSVNRFERKKNVELAICAFSLLQTLGGDVQGLNVADATLTVVGKSISFQLEYRCGFDKRLRENVEYLEELKGLADRKGVSHKVKFMTSCSTAERNMLLSQCLCVLYTPKDEHFGIVPLEAMAAYKPVIACNSGGPVETIKNGVTGFLCGPSPQEFSSAMEKFIRDPQMAERMGSEARQHVVESFSTKIFGQHLNQILLDIARGKED is encoded by the exons ATGGAGAAGAAGGGAAGCTCCAGTCTCAACATCGCCCTCATTCATCCTGATCTCGGAATCG GGGGAGCTGAAAGATTAATTGTTGATGCTGCCGCGGGACTTGCATCCCATGGTCACAAGGTTCATATTTTTACAGCTCACCACGACAGAACTCGATGTTTTGAGGAGACTCTTGCCG GAACCTTTCAAGTAACTGTATATGGTGCTTTCCTACCCCGTCATATTTTCTACCATCTACATGCTGTATGTGCCTATCTCAGGTGCATTTTTGTTGCTGTCTGTGTGTTGTTCATGTGGCCATCATTCGATGTTGTGCTAGCTGATCAGGTCTCTGTAGTCGTTCCGTTGATGAAACTAAAGAAATCAACTAAG GTTGTATTCTATTGCCACTTTCCGGATTTGTTGCTGGCTCAACACACAACCATTCTTCGGCAGATATATCGGAAACCCATAGACTTTATAGAAGAAGTAACGACTG GTATGGCGGATTTGATTCTGGTTAACAGCAGATTTACTGCATCTACTTTTGCGGGTACATTTAAGCATCTTCATGCGAGAGGAATCAAACCAGCCGTGCTTTACCCTGCGGTGAATGTACAGCAGTTTGATAAACCCCATGCTTTTAA GTTTAATTTTCTCTCTGTCAACCgctttgaaaggaaaaagaatgttGAATTAGCAATATGTGCTTTTTCCTTGCTGCAAACCCTTGGAGGTGATGTCCAAGGTCTTAATGTTGCCGACGCTACGTTGACAGTTGTAGGCAAGTCTATCTCTTTCCAGCTTGAGTACAGAT GTGGCTTTGATAAACGGCTAAGAGAGAATGTTGAATATTTGGAGGAATTGAAAGGCTTAGCAGACCGGAAAGGGGTGTCTCACAAGGTTAAGTTCATGACCTCTTGCTCAACAGCCGAAAGAAATATGCTACTTTCGCAATGCCTCTGTGTTCTTTATACACCAAAG GATGAACATTTCGGAATCGTTCCATTGGAGGCAATGGCAGCCTATAAACCTGTAATTGCATGCAATAGTGGGGGTCCTGTGGAGACGATTAAGAATGGCGTGACAGGGTTCCTTTGTGGTCCTAGCCCTCAAGAGTTCTCTTCAGCGATGGAAAAGTTCATAAGGGACCCGCAAATGGCAGAGAGAATGGGTTCTGAAGCTCGACAACATGTCGTTGAGTCATTTTCTACCAAGATTTTTGGCCAGCATCTGAACCAAATTCTTCTTGATATAGCTCGGGGGAAGGAGGATTGA
- the LOC131331508 gene encoding uncharacterized protein LOC131331508 isoform X5 translates to MEKKGSSSLNIALIHPDLGIGGAERLIVDAAAGLASHGHKVHIFTAHHDRTRCFEETLAGTFQVTVYGAFLPRHIFYHLHAVVFYCHFPDLLLAQHTTILRQIYRKPIDFIEEVTTGMADLILVNSRFTASTFAGTFKHLHARGIKPAVLYPAVNVQQFDKPHAFKFNFLSVNRFERKKNVELAICAFSLLQTLGGDVQGLNVADATLTVVGKSISFQLEYRCGFDKRLRENVEYLEELKGLADRKGVSHKVKFMTSCSTAERNMLLSQCLCVLYTPKDEHFGIVPLEAMAAYKPVIACNSGGPVETIKNGVTGFLCGPSPQEFSSAMEKFIRDPQMAERMGSEARQHVVESFSTKIFGQHLNQILLDIARGKED, encoded by the exons ATGGAGAAGAAGGGAAGCTCCAGTCTCAACATCGCCCTCATTCATCCTGATCTCGGAATCG GGGGAGCTGAAAGATTAATTGTTGATGCTGCCGCGGGACTTGCATCCCATGGTCACAAGGTTCATATTTTTACAGCTCACCACGACAGAACTCGATGTTTTGAGGAGACTCTTGCCG GAACCTTTCAAGTAACTGTATATGGTGCTTTCCTACCCCGTCATATTTTCTACCATCTACATGCT GTTGTATTCTATTGCCACTTTCCGGATTTGTTGCTGGCTCAACACACAACCATTCTTCGGCAGATATATCGGAAACCCATAGACTTTATAGAAGAAGTAACGACTG GTATGGCGGATTTGATTCTGGTTAACAGCAGATTTACTGCATCTACTTTTGCGGGTACATTTAAGCATCTTCATGCGAGAGGAATCAAACCAGCCGTGCTTTACCCTGCGGTGAATGTACAGCAGTTTGATAAACCCCATGCTTTTAA GTTTAATTTTCTCTCTGTCAACCgctttgaaaggaaaaagaatgttGAATTAGCAATATGTGCTTTTTCCTTGCTGCAAACCCTTGGAGGTGATGTCCAAGGTCTTAATGTTGCCGACGCTACGTTGACAGTTGTAGGCAAGTCTATCTCTTTCCAGCTTGAGTACAGAT GTGGCTTTGATAAACGGCTAAGAGAGAATGTTGAATATTTGGAGGAATTGAAAGGCTTAGCAGACCGGAAAGGGGTGTCTCACAAGGTTAAGTTCATGACCTCTTGCTCAACAGCCGAAAGAAATATGCTACTTTCGCAATGCCTCTGTGTTCTTTATACACCAAAG GATGAACATTTCGGAATCGTTCCATTGGAGGCAATGGCAGCCTATAAACCTGTAATTGCATGCAATAGTGGGGGTCCTGTGGAGACGATTAAGAATGGCGTGACAGGGTTCCTTTGTGGTCCTAGCCCTCAAGAGTTCTCTTCAGCGATGGAAAAGTTCATAAGGGACCCGCAAATGGCAGAGAGAATGGGTTCTGAAGCTCGACAACATGTCGTTGAGTCATTTTCTACCAAGATTTTTGGCCAGCATCTGAACCAAATTCTTCTTGATATAGCTCGGGGGAAGGAGGATTGA
- the LOC131331508 gene encoding uncharacterized protein LOC131331508 isoform X2: MEKKGSSSLNIALIHPDLGIGGAERLIVDAAAGLASHGHKVHIFTAHHDRTRCFEETLAGTFQVTVYGAFLPRHIFYHLHAVCAYLRCIFVAVCVLFMWPSFDVVLADQVSVVVPLMKLKKSTKVVFYCHFPDLLLAQHTTILRQIYRKPIDFIEEVTTGMADLILVNSRFTASTFAGTFKHLHARGIKPAVLYPAVNVQQFDKPHAFKFNFLSVNRFERKKNVELAICAFSLLQTLGGDVQGLNVADATLTVVGGFDKRLRENVEYLEELKGLADRKGVSHKVKFMTSCSTAERNMLLSQCLCVLYTPKDEHFGIVPLEAMAAYKPVIACNSGGPVETIKNGVTGFLCGPSPQEFSSAMEKFIRDPQMAERMGSEARQHVVESFSTKIFGQHLNQILLDIARGKED; the protein is encoded by the exons ATGGAGAAGAAGGGAAGCTCCAGTCTCAACATCGCCCTCATTCATCCTGATCTCGGAATCG GGGGAGCTGAAAGATTAATTGTTGATGCTGCCGCGGGACTTGCATCCCATGGTCACAAGGTTCATATTTTTACAGCTCACCACGACAGAACTCGATGTTTTGAGGAGACTCTTGCCG GAACCTTTCAAGTAACTGTATATGGTGCTTTCCTACCCCGTCATATTTTCTACCATCTACATGCTGTATGTGCCTATCTCAGGTGCATTTTTGTTGCTGTCTGTGTGTTGTTCATGTGGCCATCATTCGATGTTGTGCTAGCTGATCAGGTCTCTGTAGTCGTTCCGTTGATGAAACTAAAGAAATCAACTAAG GTTGTATTCTATTGCCACTTTCCGGATTTGTTGCTGGCTCAACACACAACCATTCTTCGGCAGATATATCGGAAACCCATAGACTTTATAGAAGAAGTAACGACTG GTATGGCGGATTTGATTCTGGTTAACAGCAGATTTACTGCATCTACTTTTGCGGGTACATTTAAGCATCTTCATGCGAGAGGAATCAAACCAGCCGTGCTTTACCCTGCGGTGAATGTACAGCAGTTTGATAAACCCCATGCTTTTAA GTTTAATTTTCTCTCTGTCAACCgctttgaaaggaaaaagaatgttGAATTAGCAATATGTGCTTTTTCCTTGCTGCAAACCCTTGGAGGTGATGTCCAAGGTCTTAATGTTGCCGACGCTACGTTGACAGTTGTAG GTGGCTTTGATAAACGGCTAAGAGAGAATGTTGAATATTTGGAGGAATTGAAAGGCTTAGCAGACCGGAAAGGGGTGTCTCACAAGGTTAAGTTCATGACCTCTTGCTCAACAGCCGAAAGAAATATGCTACTTTCGCAATGCCTCTGTGTTCTTTATACACCAAAG GATGAACATTTCGGAATCGTTCCATTGGAGGCAATGGCAGCCTATAAACCTGTAATTGCATGCAATAGTGGGGGTCCTGTGGAGACGATTAAGAATGGCGTGACAGGGTTCCTTTGTGGTCCTAGCCCTCAAGAGTTCTCTTCAGCGATGGAAAAGTTCATAAGGGACCCGCAAATGGCAGAGAGAATGGGTTCTGAAGCTCGACAACATGTCGTTGAGTCATTTTCTACCAAGATTTTTGGCCAGCATCTGAACCAAATTCTTCTTGATATAGCTCGGGGGAAGGAGGATTGA
- the LOC131331508 gene encoding uncharacterized protein LOC131331508 isoform X4 — translation MEKKGSSSLNIALIHPDLGIGTFQVTVYGAFLPRHIFYHLHAVCAYLRCIFVAVCVLFMWPSFDVVLADQVSVVVPLMKLKKSTKVVFYCHFPDLLLAQHTTILRQIYRKPIDFIEEVTTGMADLILVNSRFTASTFAGTFKHLHARGIKPAVLYPAVNVQQFDKPHAFKFNFLSVNRFERKKNVELAICAFSLLQTLGGDVQGLNVADATLTVVGKSISFQLEYRCGFDKRLRENVEYLEELKGLADRKGVSHKVKFMTSCSTAERNMLLSQCLCVLYTPKDEHFGIVPLEAMAAYKPVIACNSGGPVETIKNGVTGFLCGPSPQEFSSAMEKFIRDPQMAERMGSEARQHVVESFSTKIFGQHLNQILLDIARGKED, via the exons ATGGAGAAGAAGGGAAGCTCCAGTCTCAACATCGCCCTCATTCATCCTGATCTCGGAATCG GAACCTTTCAAGTAACTGTATATGGTGCTTTCCTACCCCGTCATATTTTCTACCATCTACATGCTGTATGTGCCTATCTCAGGTGCATTTTTGTTGCTGTCTGTGTGTTGTTCATGTGGCCATCATTCGATGTTGTGCTAGCTGATCAGGTCTCTGTAGTCGTTCCGTTGATGAAACTAAAGAAATCAACTAAG GTTGTATTCTATTGCCACTTTCCGGATTTGTTGCTGGCTCAACACACAACCATTCTTCGGCAGATATATCGGAAACCCATAGACTTTATAGAAGAAGTAACGACTG GTATGGCGGATTTGATTCTGGTTAACAGCAGATTTACTGCATCTACTTTTGCGGGTACATTTAAGCATCTTCATGCGAGAGGAATCAAACCAGCCGTGCTTTACCCTGCGGTGAATGTACAGCAGTTTGATAAACCCCATGCTTTTAA GTTTAATTTTCTCTCTGTCAACCgctttgaaaggaaaaagaatgttGAATTAGCAATATGTGCTTTTTCCTTGCTGCAAACCCTTGGAGGTGATGTCCAAGGTCTTAATGTTGCCGACGCTACGTTGACAGTTGTAGGCAAGTCTATCTCTTTCCAGCTTGAGTACAGAT GTGGCTTTGATAAACGGCTAAGAGAGAATGTTGAATATTTGGAGGAATTGAAAGGCTTAGCAGACCGGAAAGGGGTGTCTCACAAGGTTAAGTTCATGACCTCTTGCTCAACAGCCGAAAGAAATATGCTACTTTCGCAATGCCTCTGTGTTCTTTATACACCAAAG GATGAACATTTCGGAATCGTTCCATTGGAGGCAATGGCAGCCTATAAACCTGTAATTGCATGCAATAGTGGGGGTCCTGTGGAGACGATTAAGAATGGCGTGACAGGGTTCCTTTGTGGTCCTAGCCCTCAAGAGTTCTCTTCAGCGATGGAAAAGTTCATAAGGGACCCGCAAATGGCAGAGAGAATGGGTTCTGAAGCTCGACAACATGTCGTTGAGTCATTTTCTACCAAGATTTTTGGCCAGCATCTGAACCAAATTCTTCTTGATATAGCTCGGGGGAAGGAGGATTGA